A single window of Syntrophotalea acetylenica DNA harbors:
- a CDS encoding thioredoxin family protein — translation MRIDIICRPDCGDRCHATLTNVRQALEQMRLDAEVHLYKDPRKMIDNRVYVTPALMLDDVVRISGRVPEVVEIKALIAERARYMRRLRDAV, via the coding sequence ATGCGTATCGACATCATTTGCAGGCCGGATTGCGGTGATCGCTGCCACGCGACGCTGACCAATGTACGCCAGGCTCTGGAACAGATGCGACTCGATGCCGAAGTGCATCTTTACAAGGACCCCCGCAAGATGATCGACAACCGGGTATACGTCACGCCGGCGTTGATGCTGGATGATGTGGTGCGGATTTCCGGTCGGGTTCCGGAAGTTGTTGAAATCAAGGCGCTGATCGCGGAGCGGGCCCGGTACATGCGGCGCCTGCGTGATGCGGTCTGA
- the glmU gene encoding bifunctional UDP-N-acetylglucosamine diphosphorylase/glucosamine-1-phosphate N-acetyltransferase GlmU encodes MQHNRLAAVILAAGKGTRMKSEQPKVVHPVAGLPMVTFPVERAEALGCRPTVLVVGHGAEAVRSAVADHEVGFALQVEQLGTGHALLCAREALRDFRGTLLLLCGDVPLLRHETLEGLVAEHEKRRAAVTVLTAELNDPFGYGRVLREGDEVLGIIEEKDASDEQRRIREINTGIYVFEAPFVFEALTGVGCDNAQREYYLTDVLAAARAAGRRVGAVLLEDADEAMGINDRVQLAKASSVMRRRINEKLMRAGVTFIDPDQTYVEPRVEIAPDTVVYPGVFLGGVTRIGSGCVIEAQVTIRDCRLADNVHVKPGSVLEGSEIGTETVIGPMAHLRPGTVLAGHNKIGNFVETKKAHIGSGSKASHLTYIGDAELGANVNIGCGTITCNYDGVNKHKTIIEDDVFVGSDTQFVAPVRIGRNSLIGAGSTITKDVPADALALSRSQQRVVEGWRLRHDPKCKKKD; translated from the coding sequence ATGCAGCATAACAGACTGGCTGCGGTCATCCTGGCCGCCGGCAAAGGAACCCGCATGAAATCGGAGCAGCCCAAAGTGGTACACCCGGTTGCGGGGCTTCCGATGGTGACCTTTCCGGTAGAGAGAGCCGAGGCCCTCGGCTGCCGGCCGACGGTATTGGTGGTCGGTCATGGCGCGGAGGCCGTTCGATCCGCTGTGGCCGATCACGAAGTGGGCTTTGCCCTGCAGGTCGAGCAGCTCGGAACCGGCCATGCTCTGCTGTGTGCCCGCGAGGCCTTGCGGGATTTTCGAGGCACTTTGCTGCTGCTTTGCGGGGACGTTCCGCTGTTGCGGCACGAAACCCTCGAAGGTCTGGTCGCCGAACATGAAAAACGGCGCGCGGCGGTTACGGTGCTGACCGCCGAACTGAATGATCCCTTCGGCTACGGCCGGGTGTTGCGGGAAGGCGATGAGGTCCTGGGCATCATCGAGGAAAAAGATGCCTCCGACGAACAGCGAAGGATACGGGAAATAAATACCGGTATTTATGTCTTTGAGGCTCCGTTTGTATTCGAGGCCCTGACCGGGGTTGGGTGCGATAATGCCCAGCGTGAATATTACCTGACCGACGTGCTGGCCGCGGCCCGCGCCGCCGGGCGGCGGGTCGGAGCCGTTCTTCTGGAGGATGCCGACGAAGCCATGGGGATCAACGACCGCGTGCAGTTGGCAAAAGCTTCGTCCGTCATGCGGCGGCGCATCAACGAAAAACTCATGCGCGCCGGGGTCACTTTTATCGATCCCGACCAGACCTATGTCGAGCCGCGGGTCGAGATCGCTCCCGATACCGTGGTTTACCCGGGGGTGTTTCTCGGCGGTGTGACACGTATCGGCAGCGGCTGCGTTATCGAAGCACAGGTCACCATCCGGGATTGCCGGCTGGCCGATAACGTCCACGTCAAGCCCGGTTCCGTGCTGGAAGGTTCCGAGATCGGCACCGAGACGGTGATCGGTCCCATGGCCCACCTGCGCCCGGGCACCGTATTGGCCGGCCACAACAAGATCGGCAACTTTGTCGAAACCAAAAAGGCCCATATCGGGTCAGGCTCCAAAGCCAGCCATCTGACCTATATCGGCGATGCCGAACTTGGCGCCAACGTCAACATCGGTTGTGGCACCATTACCTGCAACTACGACGGCGTCAACAAACACAAAACCATTATCGAGGATGACGTGTTTGTCGGCAGTGATACCCAATTTGTGGCTCCGGTGCGGATTGGTCGCAACAGCCTGATCGGCGCCGGGTCGACCATTACCAAGGATGTGCCGGCCGATGCTCTGGCCCTGTCCCGAAGTCAGCAGCGGGTGGTCGAGGGATGGCGCTTGCGCCATGACCCGAAATGCAAGAAGAAGGATTGA
- a CDS encoding MXAN_5187 C-terminal domain-containing protein, which yields MDERRVFKKKLDDIALELRELELLYERYFSGEEKREPLKQRTEIERKLRALATRRIIKTDHRFLFDSLSSRYHTYATQWNRIQRLIDEGKYHRHTERRPAKTAADPAKALPSDDLYENLLRAHQSCALKTPPPGRSQFDAYLEKQKAQILEKYGKQNVEFRIVIENGKPKLRAKAK from the coding sequence ATGGATGAACGCAGGGTATTCAAAAAAAAACTTGACGATATCGCCTTGGAGCTGCGCGAACTCGAACTGCTTTACGAACGCTACTTTTCCGGCGAGGAAAAACGCGAGCCGCTCAAACAACGAACCGAAATAGAAAGAAAACTCCGCGCTCTGGCGACCCGCAGGATCATCAAAACCGACCACCGGTTTCTTTTCGATTCCCTGTCAAGCCGCTACCACACCTACGCAACCCAATGGAACCGCATCCAGCGACTCATCGACGAGGGTAAATATCACCGTCACACCGAACGGCGCCCCGCCAAAACTGCCGCTGATCCCGCCAAAGCCCTTCCATCCGACGATCTTTACGAAAATCTGTTGCGGGCCCATCAGAGCTGCGCCCTGAAAACTCCGCCCCCCGGCCGAAGCCAGTTTGACGCATACCTGGAAAAGCAGAAAGCGCAGATACTGGAAAAATACGGCAAGCAGAACGTGGAATTTCGCATCGTAATCGAAAACGGCAAACCGAAGCTGCGCGCCAAGGCCAAATAG